One Coffea arabica cultivar ET-39 chromosome 5e, Coffea Arabica ET-39 HiFi, whole genome shotgun sequence DNA segment encodes these proteins:
- the LOC140006898 gene encoding protein FAR1-RELATED SEQUENCE 5-like codes for MDMICSHEEFERRWHLLVEKHNLRDNQWVVDLYQKREKWAAAFLRGHFFAGMKSTQRSEQLNATAHKYLQFKMLLHPFAQRFELFLSKVKQNEHKEECITSQSSPVLITHLRELEGNAASIFTRKIFLKIRDEISAEASLRLISVVDQDKVKLYTFTEYLHRICSWQVELDKSERTIICSCKKLESDRIPCSHAFAVMKAEDMVKTQQGYDEARDCISRI; via the exons ATGGACATGATTTGCAGCCATGAGGAGTTTGAAAGAAGGTGGCATTTGCTAGTTGAGAAACACAATTTGAGAGATAACCAATGGGTTGTGGATTTGtaccaaaaaagggaaaaatgggcTGCTGCATTTTTGAGGGGTCACTTTTTTGCTGGAATGAAATCAACGCAAAGATCAGAACAATTGAATGCTACAGCACACAAGTACCTTCAATTCAAAATGCTACTTCACCCTTTTGCTCAACGATTTGAGCTATTTTTATCAAAAGTTAAACAGAATGAACACAAGGAAGAATGTATCACAAGTCAGTCATCTCCTGTTCTAATTACTCATTTGAGAGAATTAGAAGGAAATGCTGCAAGcattttcacgagaaagattTTTTTAAAGATTCGTGATGAAATTTCTGCTGAAGCTTCACTCCGCCTCATTTCAGTTGTTGATCAAGATAAGGTGAAGTTATATACATTCACTGAGTACTTGCATCGAATTTGCTCTTGGCAAGTGGAATTGGATAAATCTGAAAGGACaattatttgttcatgtaagAAACTTGAGTCGGATAGAATTCCTTGCTCCCATGCGTTTGCAGTTATGAAAGCTGAGGATATGG TTAAGACACAACAAGGATATGATGAAGCTAGAGACTGCATTTCAAGGATATGA